One Gimesia aquarii DNA segment encodes these proteins:
- the rplX gene encoding 50S ribosomal protein L24: protein MKIRRGDSVIVITGADAGDTPRRVLNVVDGGKKITVENVNRVFKHVKRGHPKSPQGGRLEVEMPIDTSNVKFYCEACSAPTRVGYRYTKDGSKERFCKSCSASVGTISPAKAKYQQQ from the coding sequence ATGAAGATACGACGTGGCGATTCTGTGATCGTAATCACCGGAGCAGATGCAGGCGATACACCTCGACGTGTGTTGAACGTAGTAGATGGTGGTAAAAAAATAACGGTAGAAAATGTGAATCGTGTGTTTAAGCACGTAAAGCGCGGGCATCCCAAAAGTCCCCAGGGTGGACGATTGGAAGTGGAAATGCCCATCGATACTTCGAACGTGAAATTTTATTGTGAAGCGTGTAGTGCACCGACCCGCGTTGGTTATCGCTACACCAAAGATGGCAGCAAAGAACGATTCTGTAAATCCTGTAGTGCATCAGTGGGAACGATCAGCCCCGCGAAAGCAAAGTATCAGCAACAATAA
- the rplV gene encoding 50S ribosomal protein L22, with translation MGQVRATHKFARISATKVRPFADLVRGMTTSEGLDSLKYLPNRGARFLEKVIKSAVANAEDKGARNVEGLKITEARVDGGPMFKRIQPRARGMAYTIRRRMSHIHIAIEAPELP, from the coding sequence ATGGGACAAGTTCGAGCAACACATAAATTTGCACGAATTTCAGCAACGAAAGTTCGTCCTTTTGCGGATCTGGTTCGAGGAATGACAACTTCCGAAGGTTTGGATTCTTTAAAGTACCTTCCAAACCGGGGAGCACGTTTTCTCGAAAAAGTCATCAAAAGTGCGGTCGCCAATGCTGAAGACAAAGGTGCCCGTAACGTTGAGGGTCTGAAGATTACAGAAGCGCGCGTCGATGGCGGGCCCATGTTTAAACGAATTCAGCCCCGTGCCAGAGGTATGGCATATACGATTCGACGTCGGATGTCGCACATTCATATTGCAATTGAAGCACCAGAGCTTCCTTAA
- the rplD gene encoding 50S ribosomal protein L4 yields the protein MISVAIQDKAGKEVGKYEFEATELAGGINRQLLHDVVVMYEANKRIGSSKTKTRGEVRGSTAKLYRQKGTGRARAGSSRTPVRRGGGHTFAKRPKDWSYRLPKKAVKLATRMAILSKFEDEQVTLIDELAMEVPKTKEVTSVLKALGLSETSCLLTIDQHDPVVWKSARNIEKVQVSPAADLNAYDVLHQRQMVLTKSALDRLLGRAED from the coding sequence ATGATTTCTGTTGCAATTCAAGATAAAGCTGGCAAAGAAGTTGGCAAATATGAGTTCGAAGCTACCGAATTGGCGGGTGGCATCAATCGTCAATTGCTGCACGATGTAGTAGTGATGTATGAGGCGAATAAAAGAATTGGTTCTTCCAAAACCAAAACCCGTGGTGAAGTGAGAGGCAGTACAGCAAAGCTGTATCGCCAAAAGGGAACAGGCCGTGCTCGTGCCGGTTCTTCTCGAACACCCGTGCGTCGAGGTGGTGGTCATACATTTGCCAAGAGGCCCAAAGACTGGTCATATCGTCTGCCGAAAAAAGCGGTAAAGCTGGCAACGCGTATGGCCATTTTAAGTAAATTTGAAGATGAGCAGGTCACACTCATTGATGAATTAGCAATGGAAGTGCCCAAGACCAAAGAAGTCACAAGCGTACTAAAAGCACTGGGATTGTCTGAGACCAGCTGTTTGCTGACAATCGACCAGCACGATCCTGTTGTCTGGAAGTCTGCTCGAAATATTGAGAAGGTGCAGGTCTCACCTGCTGCTGATTTGAACGCCTATGACGTTCTGCATCAACGGCAAATGGTTTTGACCAAGTCTGCTTTAGACCGGTTGCTTGGTCGGGCTGAAGATTAA
- the rplP gene encoding 50S ribosomal protein L16 — MALMPKRVKHRKSQRGRIKGNATRGNTVAFGEWGLQSLDPGHIAANTIEACRIAATQYVRGEGKLYIRIFPQKSVTSRPLETRMGKGKGEPDHWVAVIKPGTVLFELSGVSKEAAKRCFARVAHKLPVNVRLVERRPSI, encoded by the coding sequence ATGGCGCTAATGCCAAAGCGGGTCAAGCACCGCAAAAGCCAAAGAGGGCGCATAAAAGGTAATGCGACACGTGGTAACACTGTTGCCTTTGGTGAATGGGGCTTACAATCTCTGGATCCTGGGCACATAGCAGCAAATACCATTGAAGCTTGTCGTATTGCAGCAACACAATATGTTCGAGGTGAAGGTAAACTTTATATCCGCATCTTTCCTCAGAAGTCGGTTACATCCCGTCCTCTGGAAACCCGTATGGGTAAAGGAAAAGGGGAGCCGGATCACTGGGTTGCCGTCATTAAGCCGGGCACAGTGTTGTTTGAATTATCGGGAGTTTCGAAAGAGGCAGCAAAACGTTGTTTTGCACGTGTCGCACATAAGCTACCAGTGAATGTCAGGTTGGTCGAACGCCGTCCTTCCATTTGA
- the rplB gene encoding 50S ribosomal protein L2, producing the protein MGIRYYKPTTPGRRGASVSDFAAITDRKKAPEKSLVKRYKKKGGRNNQGVITARHRGGGHKRMYRMIDFRRNKDGVPAKVNGIEYDPNRSARIALLHYVDGEKRYILAPEGLAAGDTVISGEKVEPNTGNCMPLASMPLGSIIHNVEMQPGRGGQLCRSAGTSAVLNAREDNWAQITLPSGEVRRVPSSCRATLGEIGNSEHTKIVLGKAGRKRWMGRRPHVRGTCMNPVAHPMGGGEGRNSGGRHPCSPTGKLAKGGKTRKKRKASSKAIIRRRKSRRYGQLKL; encoded by the coding sequence ATGGGAATCCGATACTACAAGCCAACGACACCAGGTCGGCGCGGCGCATCGGTGAGCGACTTTGCAGCGATCACTGATCGTAAGAAAGCTCCTGAGAAATCCCTGGTTAAGCGATACAAGAAAAAGGGGGGACGAAACAATCAAGGTGTGATCACTGCCCGTCACCGTGGTGGCGGACACAAGCGGATGTATCGCATGATTGATTTTCGTCGCAACAAAGATGGTGTGCCTGCCAAGGTAAACGGTATCGAGTACGATCCCAACCGATCTGCTCGGATCGCACTATTACATTATGTGGATGGTGAAAAACGATATATTCTTGCTCCAGAAGGTCTGGCTGCGGGAGACACTGTCATCAGTGGAGAAAAAGTGGAACCAAACACTGGTAACTGCATGCCTTTAGCAAGCATGCCACTTGGTTCAATCATCCATAATGTAGAAATGCAACCAGGCCGTGGAGGACAGCTCTGCCGCAGTGCAGGCACTTCAGCTGTGTTGAATGCACGTGAAGACAACTGGGCTCAGATTACTCTGCCTTCGGGAGAAGTCAGACGTGTTCCCAGTTCCTGTCGCGCCACACTCGGTGAAATTGGTAATTCCGAACATACTAAAATCGTCTTGGGTAAAGCAGGTCGAAAACGATGGATGGGGCGACGTCCTCATGTTCGTGGAACCTGTATGAACCCAGTTGCTCACCCGATGGGGGGGGGGGAAGGCCGAAACTCAGGAGGCCGCCATCCTTGTAGCCCAACTGGTAAGCTCGCCAAAGGTGGTAAGACACGAAAGAAAAGAAAAGCTTCTTCCAAAGCCATTATCAGGCGTCGTAAGTCACGTCGTTATGGCCAATTGAAGCTCTGA
- the rpmC gene encoding 50S ribosomal protein L29, which translates to MTKASELREMNDEQLSFALQETQKELFQLRFQAATERLDAPSNIKRLRREIARIQTIQRERDLSLQKNA; encoded by the coding sequence ATGACCAAAGCGAGTGAATTACGAGAGATGAATGACGAGCAATTATCATTCGCTCTGCAGGAAACACAAAAAGAGTTATTTCAGTTGCGGTTCCAAGCGGCAACCGAAAGGCTTGATGCACCGAGTAACATCAAGCGACTAAGACGTGAAATTGCACGAATCCAGACAATTCAGCGTGAGCGTGACTTAAGTCTGCAAAAGAATGCTTAA
- the rpsS gene encoding 30S ribosomal protein S19: protein MGRSLKKGPYVDVKLLKKIEKLNESGRKESIKTWARSSTIAPEFVGHTFLVHNGRAHLSVYVTEEMVGHKLGEFSQTRTFRGHTAKKK from the coding sequence ATGGGTCGCTCACTGAAAAAAGGGCCTTATGTTGATGTAAAGCTTCTCAAAAAAATTGAGAAGCTGAACGAATCGGGTAGAAAAGAATCGATTAAGACATGGGCTCGGTCTTCAACCATTGCTCCGGAATTTGTAGGTCATACATTCCTGGTGCATAATGGGCGCGCTCACTTAAGCGTGTATGTCACGGAAGAAATGGTAGGGCATAAATTGGGTGAATTTTCCCAGACCCGAACCTTTCGAGGCCATACCGCCAAGAAGAAATAA
- the rpsG gene encoding 30S ribosomal protein S7 translates to MGKKFTASASQLKPDPRFNSLLASKFVNCLMHDGKKSVAQNVFYAALDRIKERVPDEEPIEVFTQAVENVKPGIEVRSKRVGGATYQVPTPVNPKRQQTLAIRWILAAIRAKKGRPMDVRLADEILSAHKREGTAMTTRENIHRMAEANKAFAHFAFSR, encoded by the coding sequence ATGGGCAAGAAGTTTACAGCCAGTGCATCACAGCTCAAGCCGGATCCACGGTTTAATTCACTGTTGGCTTCAAAGTTTGTGAATTGCCTGATGCATGATGGCAAAAAAAGCGTTGCTCAAAACGTTTTTTATGCTGCCTTGGACCGCATCAAGGAACGTGTACCAGACGAGGAACCGATTGAAGTTTTCACACAAGCTGTTGAGAATGTGAAGCCAGGTATTGAAGTTCGTTCAAAACGAGTTGGGGGAGCTACGTATCAGGTTCCTACTCCCGTGAATCCGAAACGACAGCAAACCCTGGCAATTCGCTGGATTTTGGCTGCGATTCGCGCTAAAAAAGGACGCCCCATGGACGTTCGGCTCGCTGACGAGATTTTGTCTGCTCACAAGCGAGAAGGTACTGCAATGACAACACGCGAGAACATCCATCGAATGGCGGAAGCGAACAAAGCATTTGCTCACTTCGCCTTCTCTCGCTAA
- the fusA gene encoding elongation factor G, translating to MSASTEKIRNIGIIAHIDAGKTTTSERILFYTGSSHRMGNVDEGTTITDFDEEEAKRGITIYSAAISCQWKDYSINIIDTPGHVDFTAEVERSLRVLDGAVVVFSAMEGVEAQSETVWRQADKYNVPRICFINKMDRIGASFERTFQEIEKRLIAKPVAMQIPIGEGSTSADDSFQGIIDLIKMQALYYDADSKGSQFEAKEIPESYLERAQEWRGKLLESVAELDDEILEQYYETEEIAEADILRLLRIAALKGDLQPTFCGSALNYIGVQPVLDAVGNYLPSPLDRPPVEGINPQPKKRGGKAGESESRGPSVDEPMCGLVFKIQADKHGDLCFMRVYSGQLKSGSRLLNARTGKKELISQLWRVHADSREKVETDCIDAGDIAGVIGPKEAVTGDTLCDIRHPILLESISFPETVISMAVEPESSADRKKLEETLQKLARQDPTFKATPNEETGQTIVSGMGELHLEVLRNRMQKEFNLSIRVHKPRVSYRETVSKAVEKVVEFSRPSAGGNLYFKIKLRLEPFKGDSSVSIISNLKPSELDPAFEKTMLETLKMGLEGGGQVGFPLMNVQFVVIDAQTREGETTDVAVEAAVSEALHGCIMDSQIQLLEPIMKMEVVTPDEFRGNIQADLSARNAAVLNTEWRSDLCVMEVEAPLSQLFGYSTQIRSLSQGRASFSMEPLKYAPAPPSVLKEMIG from the coding sequence ATGTCAGCTTCAACAGAGAAAATCAGAAACATCGGAATCATTGCCCATATTGACGCGGGTAAGACAACAACTTCCGAGAGAATCTTGTTTTACACCGGCTCATCACATCGCATGGGAAATGTCGATGAAGGAACGACAATTACTGATTTTGACGAAGAAGAAGCCAAGCGGGGCATCACGATCTACTCCGCTGCGATTAGCTGCCAATGGAAAGATTACTCGATCAATATCATTGATACCCCCGGGCATGTTGACTTTACAGCCGAAGTAGAACGCAGCCTGCGTGTACTCGATGGCGCTGTGGTCGTCTTTAGCGCCATGGAGGGAGTCGAAGCACAAAGCGAGACAGTCTGGCGACAAGCCGATAAATATAACGTGCCCCGGATTTGCTTCATCAATAAGATGGATCGTATCGGCGCAAGTTTTGAACGCACCTTTCAAGAAATTGAAAAACGGCTCATCGCCAAACCAGTGGCAATGCAAATTCCCATCGGTGAAGGCTCGACCTCTGCCGATGACTCCTTCCAGGGAATCATCGATTTAATCAAAATGCAGGCTCTGTATTACGATGCAGACTCCAAAGGTTCCCAATTCGAAGCCAAAGAGATTCCGGAATCCTACCTGGAACGAGCCCAGGAATGGCGGGGAAAGCTACTGGAATCCGTTGCCGAACTGGATGACGAAATTCTTGAGCAATATTATGAAACTGAAGAGATTGCCGAGGCAGACATCCTGCGACTGCTAAGAATTGCCGCACTAAAGGGAGACTTGCAGCCGACGTTTTGCGGCTCCGCATTGAATTACATAGGAGTACAGCCGGTTCTGGATGCCGTGGGAAACTATCTCCCAAGCCCACTGGACCGACCACCCGTGGAAGGAATCAATCCTCAACCCAAAAAGAGAGGCGGCAAGGCAGGCGAATCCGAATCAAGAGGTCCCTCAGTCGATGAGCCCATGTGTGGGCTCGTCTTTAAAATTCAGGCAGATAAACATGGTGATTTATGTTTCATGCGGGTCTATTCCGGCCAACTGAAAAGTGGAAGCCGCCTGTTAAATGCCCGGACGGGTAAGAAAGAATTAATCAGCCAGCTTTGGCGCGTCCACGCTGACTCGCGTGAGAAAGTTGAGACGGACTGTATTGATGCGGGTGATATTGCTGGCGTCATTGGCCCGAAAGAAGCCGTCACCGGAGATACCTTGTGCGATATTCGGCATCCCATTCTACTGGAAAGCATCTCGTTCCCGGAAACGGTGATCTCGATGGCAGTCGAGCCCGAGTCCAGCGCTGACCGAAAAAAATTGGAAGAAACACTGCAGAAACTAGCCAGACAAGACCCCACCTTTAAAGCCACCCCCAATGAGGAAACAGGGCAAACCATTGTTTCCGGAATGGGAGAACTGCATCTCGAAGTGCTCCGAAATCGGATGCAGAAAGAATTCAACCTGAGCATCCGAGTGCATAAGCCACGCGTCAGTTATCGCGAAACGGTTTCAAAGGCCGTTGAGAAAGTAGTCGAATTCAGCCGCCCTTCTGCAGGAGGAAACCTTTATTTCAAGATTAAACTAAGGTTGGAGCCTTTTAAAGGCGATTCTTCCGTCTCCATTATCAGCAACCTCAAACCAAGCGAATTGGATCCTGCCTTCGAAAAAACGATGCTGGAAACGTTGAAAATGGGGCTGGAGGGAGGTGGGCAAGTTGGCTTTCCTTTAATGAATGTGCAATTTGTGGTCATCGATGCCCAGACCAGAGAAGGAGAAACCACAGATGTCGCCGTGGAAGCCGCGGTTTCCGAAGCGCTGCATGGCTGTATCATGGACTCCCAGATCCAACTATTAGAACCGATCATGAAAATGGAAGTGGTCACCCCTGATGAATTCCGAGGAAACATCCAGGCAGACCTTAGCGCTCGAAATGCGGCTGTGCTGAATACGGAGTGGCGAAGTGATTTGTGTGTGATGGAAGTGGAAGCGCCATTATCACAACTTTTTGGCTACTCTACCCAAATTCGTAGTCTTTCACAGGGAAGAGCTTCCTTCTCAATGGAACCATTAAAGTATGCTCCTGCCCCACCCAGCGTTTTAAAAGAGATGATTGGATAA
- the rplC gene encoding 50S ribosomal protein L3, with translation MPVGLLGKKVGMTQVYDDGVMVPVTVIQAGPCHVLQVRTADTDGYEAVQVGFEDKPRRLSARSERGHVAALDSKRQKKLSEAGITTVEKAGCEPKRFIREFRTDGEDHGCAVGNELNVSLFSDVAFIDVIGTSKGRGFAGVMKRHNFAGQRATHGVKRVHRHGGSIGQSADPSRVMKGTRMGGRYGGKQITVRHLKVVRVDEENNLLLVRGAVPGPNGGDLIIRHTNKY, from the coding sequence ATGCCTGTCGGTCTACTGGGTAAAAAGGTCGGGATGACGCAAGTTTATGATGATGGGGTCATGGTTCCTGTCACTGTAATACAGGCTGGGCCTTGTCATGTCCTGCAGGTGCGTACGGCAGACACCGATGGCTATGAAGCGGTTCAAGTTGGTTTTGAAGATAAACCTCGCCGCCTGTCCGCCCGTAGTGAGCGTGGACATGTAGCCGCACTTGATAGCAAGCGACAAAAAAAACTGAGTGAAGCAGGCATTACCACTGTTGAGAAAGCAGGCTGTGAACCCAAACGATTTATCCGTGAGTTCCGGACTGACGGTGAAGACCATGGTTGTGCCGTTGGAAATGAATTGAACGTCTCTTTATTTTCAGATGTGGCATTTATTGATGTGATTGGTACCAGCAAAGGCCGTGGTTTTGCTGGTGTAATGAAGAGACATAATTTTGCTGGCCAACGTGCGACTCATGGTGTAAAGCGAGTTCATCGCCACGGTGGTTCCATTGGCCAGAGTGCAGACCCTTCCCGTGTGATGAAGGGAACTCGCATGGGCGGTCGATATGGTGGCAAGCAGATTACGGTAAGGCATTTGAAGGTTGTGCGTGTTGATGAGGAGAATAATCTTCTCCTGGTGCGGGGGGCAGTGCCAGGACCCAATGGTGGGGATCTGATCATTCGCCATACCAATAAGTATTAG
- the rpsC gene encoding 30S ribosomal protein S3, translating into MGQKVRPTGFRVGVVEDWRSRWYASKKDFGALLVEDQKVRKFIQTKYKFAGIPKVEIERTRDQVVVHLFTARPGIIIGRKGQEVDRLKAELEDLTGRRMELKIIEVDNALQSAALVAEDIAQQLSKRGSFRRTIKRALDQVMETGVHGIKIELSGRLGGAEMSRREKASRGSIPLSTLQRHVDYGFREAHTTFGVIGVKVWIDLGDYSDEENRDGANAKAGQAPQKPKRAHKR; encoded by the coding sequence ATGGGGCAAAAAGTTCGACCAACCGGATTTCGAGTCGGCGTGGTAGAAGACTGGAGAAGTCGCTGGTATGCCTCCAAGAAAGATTTTGGGGCACTGTTGGTTGAAGACCAGAAAGTCCGTAAATTTATTCAAACGAAGTATAAGTTTGCCGGTATTCCTAAAGTCGAGATCGAACGAACTCGCGATCAGGTTGTGGTGCACTTATTTACGGCTCGCCCCGGGATCATTATTGGTCGTAAGGGACAGGAAGTGGACCGGTTAAAAGCAGAACTGGAAGACCTGACTGGTCGTCGGATGGAATTGAAGATTATTGAAGTTGATAATGCACTGCAAAGTGCAGCATTAGTTGCGGAAGATATCGCTCAGCAATTATCGAAGCGCGGTAGCTTTCGTCGCACAATAAAGCGTGCCCTGGACCAGGTAATGGAAACGGGCGTTCATGGAATTAAAATCGAGCTTTCAGGTCGATTGGGTGGAGCAGAAATGTCGCGGCGTGAAAAAGCAAGCCGTGGCTCAATTCCACTCTCGACTTTGCAACGACATGTTGACTACGGATTCCGCGAGGCACACACCACCTTCGGAGTCATCGGAGTGAAAGTTTGGATCGACCTTGGTGATTATTCAGATGAGGAGAATCGCGATGGCGCTAATGCCAAAGCGGGTCAAGCACCGCAAAAGCCAAAGAGGGCGCATAAAAGGTAA
- the rpsJ gene encoding 30S ribosomal protein S10, which translates to MAVASQERIRIRMEAYDHSVLDQSAVDIVDTAKRTGAIVHGPIPLPTRIERYTVLKGPHIDKKSREQFEIRTHKRLVDILSPTGKTIDALNKLSLPAGVDIKIKASAGGN; encoded by the coding sequence GTGGCCGTTGCGAGTCAAGAGCGAATTAGAATTCGCATGGAAGCTTATGATCACTCCGTTTTGGATCAGTCAGCAGTAGATATTGTTGATACAGCCAAACGAACTGGTGCGATCGTGCATGGCCCTATTCCGTTGCCCACACGCATTGAACGTTACACGGTTCTTAAAGGACCGCATATTGACAAAAAATCGCGTGAGCAATTTGAAATTCGAACTCATAAGCGTTTGGTAGATATTTTGTCTCCTACAGGTAAAACAATTGATGCTTTGAATAAATTATCATTACCTGCAGGAGTTGATATTAAAATTAAGGCGTCCGCTGGCGGAAACTAG
- the rplN gene encoding 50S ribosomal protein L14, with protein sequence MIQMQTDLDVCDNSGAKVARCIKVLGGTGRRTAEVGDVIVVSIQKTLAGSTIKKGQVVRGVIVRTKYPCRRDDGSYVRFDSNAMVLLDGEGNPRGTRIFGAVARELRERKYMKIISLANEVV encoded by the coding sequence ATGATTCAGATGCAAACTGATCTGGATGTGTGTGATAATTCAGGGGCCAAAGTAGCGCGCTGCATTAAAGTGCTGGGTGGTACTGGACGCCGGACGGCTGAAGTCGGCGACGTGATTGTCGTCAGTATCCAGAAGACACTGGCTGGTAGTACCATCAAAAAAGGCCAGGTCGTACGTGGCGTGATTGTCCGCACAAAGTATCCTTGTCGCCGCGATGATGGAAGTTATGTAAGATTTGACAGTAATGCGATGGTCTTACTAGATGGTGAGGGAAATCCTCGAGGAACACGTATTTTTGGCGCAGTGGCCCGTGAACTTCGAGAACGCAAATACATGAAAATTATTAGTCTGGCAAACGAGGTAGTCTGA
- the rplW gene encoding 50S ribosomal protein L23, with amino-acid sequence MSDGLKKGVQLKPYQVVIRPLVTEKGTHLSESYNSYTFVVDKSATKTDIKNAVSDLWNVRVVSVRTQNRIGKPRRHKHKIGYTKSWKKAIVELHEDDRISFF; translated from the coding sequence ATGTCGGATGGTTTAAAAAAAGGCGTTCAACTGAAGCCGTATCAGGTCGTCATCCGGCCATTGGTTACAGAAAAAGGGACTCACCTGTCTGAGTCTTATAATTCATACACGTTCGTTGTTGATAAGTCTGCTACAAAAACAGACATTAAGAATGCGGTCTCTGATTTGTGGAACGTGCGTGTAGTTTCAGTTCGCACTCAAAACAGAATTGGAAAACCGCGTCGGCATAAACACAAAATTGGTTATACCAAATCGTGGAAAAAGGCAATTGTCGAGCTTCACGAAGATGATCGAATTTCGTTCTTCTAA
- the rpsL gene encoding 30S ribosomal protein S12: MPTINQLIRKPRKKPVSKSKTPLLEGCPQKRGVCLQVKTVTPKKPNSALRKVARVRLSNGKELTAYIPGEGHNLQEHSIVLVRGGRVRDLPGVRYKVIRGVLDTLGVNDRRQARSRYGTKRPK; encoded by the coding sequence ATGCCAACAATTAACCAGTTGATTCGTAAACCGAGAAAAAAGCCAGTTTCCAAGAGTAAAACTCCCCTGCTGGAGGGTTGCCCTCAGAAGCGCGGTGTGTGTTTACAGGTCAAAACGGTAACTCCTAAAAAGCCAAACTCCGCCTTGCGTAAAGTCGCTCGTGTGCGACTTTCAAATGGAAAAGAGCTGACAGCCTATATTCCTGGAGAAGGTCATAACCTGCAGGAACACTCGATTGTCCTGGTACGCGGTGGTCGTGTTCGTGACTTGCCCGGTGTTCGTTATAAAGTGATCCGCGGAGTACTTGACACCCTTGGTGTGAATGACCGCCGTCAGGCACGTAGTCGCTATGGTACAAAACGCCCCAAATAG